The Desulfitibacter sp. BRH_c19 genomic interval TGCATTGTCAATCTGATCGTATGCTGTTGCTACTGCTCCACCTGTCTTTGATAAACAAGTTGTCATTGCTGCTGTTAATGTTGTCTTACCATGGTCAACGTGACCGATTGTTCCTACGTTAACGTGAGGTTTGTTCCTCTCAAATTTCTTCTTCGCCATTTCTAAAATCCTCCTTATTCTCAGTTAAATCACTTATATTTTAATGAATTTATGTTTCCATTGGTTTGCATATTCAAGTATATTTATTGCAAAATAAGATACATAATCTATATATCTACCCATTATTATTTTATAATATATAAAATTACCTGTCAAATATATACATAAGCACAAAATGTTTAATAAAGGGTCCCTTCAAAGCTTCGGTGAAACCAATTCCATAACTGAATCTCCCCCAAGGCAGGAGAGTGGATTGTTTCTAGTTCCTGCAGCTTTAATAGTTCTTTAGTTGGCCCAGTAACCACTACACCATAAACCTGCACTCCATTTTCCTTTACATATTCGTATCTTTCGGATAAAAGTAATTCTCTAGAATTCCCTCGGTATATCTTTTTTGCGATCCTCTCATTTTTAAGCAAAAACTCAATGGAATTTATAAAATACCCTTCTCGAGCAGAACTATCATCTGAGCGGATTGGGTTGTAGCTATTAAGCATATTGCTGGACATATGGGGCACTCCCCAAACTCCGTTAAATGCAGATAAAGGACTGTTATCCCTATCTGACACATATTTACCCTCTACTCCTGTTGAAACTGCATACCACGTAATATCTAAATCATAATCTTTTAGCATATTCATTACCTGGTCAATTGAGTAGGTTTCAAAGAAAGATATAGCTAATTCTGCTACAGTACCTTCAGATATAGCATCTAATGTCTGCCATGTCTCTTGATTATCAAGGTCCCTTTCATCAATACCATTACCAATAAACTCAGTTATTTGATCGGGGTGATAAAAATATAAGAATTGTTGATAACCATTATCTTTCCATTGCCACTTAGTCCCTGTAAGCATTAAAAGGTGATTAATATTTAGCTGCCCTATTGAATGTTTTTCTTTTCCAATTTGTTTCTCTAATGCATATTCTCCGAGGGCTACAAAGTAGGGTTTAATTTTTATGCTGCTGTGACCCCAGCCTCTACTAGTAAATATATGTGGACCACCAGAAGGTGCGGTTATAACAGCAGGCATGGTCACATTGGGAAATGCTAATTCCGTTAAGACAACTGCAGTATTTTGTGTTCTATACATACGTGAGCCTTCTCCACCTAAGGTAAAATATAAGCTTGAAAGAAGAGAACCGACAAAGCTAGCTACTAGAAATAGCAGAAGTACGGAAGTAGCCATGCTCAACCGATTTCTGTATTTAGCCCATCTGAGAATTCTCTGTTGTTTTTTATCATCTAGGCTGTTGTAAGGGGTTGTTACTTTATTCATAAATCCATTTGGAAGGATTTTTCGTTTTTCACTTTCTTTAATCCATTCATCAAATAATTGCTGACACTCATGACAACCTTCTAAATGTTTTTCAATCGCTTGCTCTTCTTCTCCACTTATTACACCTTGCAGATATCTATCCTTTAATTGTCTAAATTTTTCACAGCTCATTTTCATTTCCCATCACCTCTTTAATTTTCTGACGAGCCCTATATAAAGTTACTTTTACATTAGATAAGTTAAGCTTTAGAACCTGAGCAATATCCTCATATGTAAAGTCGTAATAATCTCTTAAGAGAATAACCTGCCTGCCCTTTTCTGGTAAAGAATTCACTACCCTAAACCAATTCCTTAATCTCTCTTGCTCTAAGTAGTCTTCTTCGGGACCTGTTTCCATATCTTTGCTCAGGTCTGCTAGTAGTTGGGGATCTGTGTGGATTAGTTTTTTATTTTTACGGTACCAATCAATGTATGCGTTATATGCTACACGAAAAAGCCATGGGCGTACTTTTTCCCCTTGATACCCTTCTAAATGTTCATAGGCCTTGATAAAAGTATCTTGCACCAAATCCTCAGCAATTTGAGGGTGACCTGAAAGCTGAAGCAGGTATTTGTACAAATCATTCATATAATATTTATAAACATCTTCTAAAGACTTTGCTTCCATGGCCACCCTCCTTCCTATAAAGAACGTTTGACTGATGAAGAAAGTTACACTTTCTTTTGCTAATTTTATCATTAATCTACCTTAGAAATTTAATTCTAGAGAAAAAATTAAAGGAAGCCCATTGAAGACTCCCTTTGATCTTTAACTTTCCTATTAAAATAACTAACCACTAATTATTCCTTTATATGTCAAGCGAAACGTCCCTTTGTCTTTCCTTTGTCTTTTAGAGCTTTATGACTTCTTTTGCAACGGTAAATTTATCCATAACTCCTAATATTGGGTTGACACCGATACCAGGTCCTGTTGGCACATCTATGGTTCCATCAGGATTGATTGCTGCAAGATTATCAACAATGTCTTCTAGAAAGTATCTCTTAGATGCTGACGTATCCCCTGGAATTGTGAAGTTAGGTAAAGAAGCAATTGCTAAGTTTTGAGCTCGGCCAATGCCAGTTTCAAGCATTCCTCCGCACCATACTGGAATTCCAAGATTAGAACAGATATCGTGAAGCCTGATTGACCTAGTTAACCCTCCAACACGACCAATTTTAATATTAATTATTTTGCAGCTTCCCAACTGATAGGCTTTTCTTGCATCTTCCGGATTTAGAATGCTTTCATCAAGGCAAATAGGTGTTTTTAATTCCTTTTGTAAAAATGAATGGTCAATGATATCATCATGACTTAAAGGCTGCTCAATCATCATTAGATTTAAATCTTCCATTTCTACAAAAAGATCAACATCACTTAAGCTATAGGCTGAGTTTGCATCTGCCATTAACTTAATATTGGGAAACCTCTTGCGTATCTCCTTGAGCATTTCCAAATCCCATTTAGGTTTTATTTTAACCTTAATCCTTTGATAGTTTTCTTCAAGATAACCCTCTATTAGATTAACAAGTTTTGGAACACTCTCCTGTATTCCAATGCTAACTCCCGTTGCTATTTTGTCTTTAACTCCACCTATTAAATGAGATAATGATTTTCCCTGCTGTTTTCCATATAAGTCCCATACAGCCCCCTCAAATCCCGCTTTGGCCATTGGATGTCCCTTTACCACCTCAAAAAGGTCAGATAGCTCCTCGGGTGTATTCCAGTTATTTCTTTGGGAAATAGGAATTAAAAAATCCTTAATTATATGCCGAGCAGTACTAAGGGTTTCATAACTATACCCAGGAAATTCTGAAGCTACTACTTCACCGTATCCCACTAGTCCATCTCCATGAACGCCTATAATTATAGCATCTCTGACCTCTTCCCTTCCAAAACTTGTTTCGAAGTAGCTGATAAATGGTAAATCAACCTGCCTAATTTCAATTTTCTCTATTTTCATGATAGGACTCCTCCTTTTTTTAAAACATATGATACTGAATCATCCGACATATTAAGTAAATTATCAACGTAATAACCCTTAGCAAAGTAATTACACATAGCTTCTCTTAGTGCAAATCGCCATCTTAAGGCTAGTGAGCTATTATCTTTCTTTATTTTTTGAATTTGTGTGGGAACCTCAAGTAAAATTGTTTCTTTTTCTTCAAACTCTTTCATTAGGGGTTCTGTACCATCCTCCGCAGGTAGTAGCTCAAGTGGTTTGTAAATTTCCCTGGGCATTTCAATATCATTGCCTTGAATAATACTCCTAACTCTTTCACTATTTATATGCCATTCAATTACCAGGCGGTCAGAGGGTAAGTCTTTATTAATTCCATCAAGGCTTCCATAATGATTAATATAGTATGTATTTGCTACACCTCCTAATTTTTTTAAATTGAGCTTTGCATTAGCTGTTTCTAGTGGATC includes:
- a CDS encoding o-succinylbenzoate synthase, which gives rise to MKIEKIEIRQVDLPFISYFETSFGREEVRDAIIIGVHGDGLVGYGEVVASEFPGYSYETLSTARHIIKDFLIPISQRNNWNTPEELSDLFEVVKGHPMAKAGFEGAVWDLYGKQQGKSLSHLIGGVKDKIATGVSIGIQESVPKLVNLIEGYLEENYQRIKVKIKPKWDLEMLKEIRKRFPNIKLMADANSAYSLSDVDLFVEMEDLNLMMIEQPLSHDDIIDHSFLQKELKTPICLDESILNPEDARKAYQLGSCKIINIKIGRVGGLTRSIRLHDICSNLGIPVWCGGMLETGIGRAQNLAIASLPNFTIPGDTSASKRYFLEDIVDNLAAINPDGTIDVPTGPGIGVNPILGVMDKFTVAKEVIKL